The DNA sequence CGGTCTTTCCCCACGGCGGCGTGCGGTAGAGCCGCGACACGGCCTCGACGACACAGTCCTCGCGCGCATCGAGGGCCCGCAGCGCCTCGGCCATCGCCTTGCGCGGATCGCCGAGGTTACCGCCGAGGCCGAGTGTGGCGACCCGCCAGCCGCCCTCAGACGACATGCTCGACCGTCACTTCGACATAGTCGAGCACGCCGGGCACGGGCGCGTTCGGCTTGCGGATCGAAACCTTGGCGCGCTTGATCTGCGGAAACCGCACGCAGAGCGTCTTGGCGACTTCCAGCGCCAGCGCCTCGATCAGGTAACGGCGGCGCCCGGTAACGATGCGCTCGATCTCCTGAAAGGCAATGCCGTAGTGGACGGTGTCTTCGATCGAATCGTCGACGAGCGCCGTGCCCTGCTCGACTTCGAGCTCGGCATCCACGAAAAAGCGCTGCCCGAGGAGCTCTTCTTCGTCGAAGACGCCATGGCGCGCGAAGAAGGCACAGTTTTTGAGAGTAATGGTGTAAGTCGGGCTCATGCTTCTCCGTCCCGTCGGCTTTTTCTGGAATCACGCTGGCTTGGATCGAGCCGAGCTGGTTCAGACGTGATCGATTCTGGTCAGTTGCAGTCGAATGCGGGGAAAGGGCCGCACGCGCTTTTCCTTATCCCGCTCTGGCCTTGAGCATAGCATCGGCCATGGCCAGCGCATCCCTGCTGTTTGCGACATCGTGTACGCGGAAAATCGAGGCGCCGGCAGCACGCAGCAGCGCCGTAGTCGCAGCCGTCGCCACATCCCTGTCGGCCGCATCGCGTCCGCTCACGGCCCCAACGAAACGCTTCCGGGACGTTCCGACCAGGAAGGGAAGTTCGAAGCGGTGCAACTCGGCAAATCGCGCCATGAGTTTAAGGTTTTCATCCGTATCCTTGGCAAAGCCGAAGCCCGGATCCAGGACGATATGGTCGCGCGTGACGCCCGCTTCAGCCGCAATCTCAAGAGAACGATCGAGGAAAAGGAACTGATCGTCGATCACGTCGGCGAGCTTCTGTCGGTCGCGGCCGGTATGCATGATACAAAGCCCTGCTCCGGTATCCGCGGCTACCGCT is a window from the Ensifer adhaerens genome containing:
- the folP gene encoding dihydropteroate synthase gives rise to the protein MTYNPFQKFSWKLAHGRSLELGPRGVLMAIVNVTPDSFSDGGRFIDAVAAAAQGVRCLQEGALILDIGGESTRPDAATVSAEEEQARILPVISALSRDTDALISVDTYRASTARLAVEAGAHIVNDVHGLQREPDIAAVAADTGAGLCIMHTGRDRQKLADVIDDQFLFLDRSLEIAAEAGVTRDHIVLDPGFGFAKDTDENLKLMARFAELHRFELPFLVGTSRKRFVGAVSGRDAADRDVATAATTALLRAAGASIFRVHDVANSRDALAMADAMLKARAG
- the folB gene encoding dihydroneopterin aldolase, with the translated sequence MSPTYTITLKNCAFFARHGVFDEEELLGQRFFVDAELEVEQGTALVDDSIEDTVHYGIAFQEIERIVTGRRRYLIEALALEVAKTLCVRFPQIKRAKVSIRKPNAPVPGVLDYVEVTVEHVV